Proteins encoded within one genomic window of Macrotis lagotis isolate mMagLag1 chromosome 3, bilby.v1.9.chrom.fasta, whole genome shotgun sequence:
- the LOC141516932 gene encoding olfactory receptor 1165-like: MVSTDKNQSSEVMFILLGFSDYPDLQVPLFLLFFTIYTVSVVGNVGMIVIIKISPKLHTPMYFFLKHLSVLDFCYSTTVTPKLIENLVVEDRSISIKGCITQFFFAAACVMTEMVMLAVMAYDRLVAICYPLLYSVSMSPKLCSLLVTVAYSWGIISSLIYTYSILALSFCETKIINNFVCEYLVFLAASCSDRHFSETILFILTNLSSICTLTVIFTSYLFIFVTILKMHSASGRYKAFSTCGSHLTAVIIFYGTLFLLYCIPNSKSSGIGVKIGSVFYTVVIPMLNPLIYSLRNKDVKETFRKLLNLKNISQ; the protein is encoded by the coding sequence ATGGTGAGCACTGACAAGAATCAGAGTTCTGAAGTCATGTTCATCCTTTTAGGATTCTCAGATTATCCAGACCTCCAGGTGCCCCTCTTTCTACTGTTCTTTACCATCTATACAGTCTCTGTTGTGGGGAATGTGGGTATGATTGTGATCATCAAGATCAGTCCCAAACTCCACACACCCATGTACTTTTTCCTCAAGCACTTGTCTGTTCTGGATTTCTGTTACTCCACTACAGTTACACcaaaattaatagaaaacttAGTTGTAGAAGACAGAAGCATCTCCATCAAGGGCTGCATCACACAATTTTTCTTTGCTGCTGCCTGTGTGATGACAGAGATGGTCATGTTGGCAGTGATGGCTTATGACCGCTTGGTTGCTATATGTTATCCTCTGCTCTATTCAGTGTCCATGTCCCCAAAACTCTGCTCCCTGCTAGTGACTGTAGCATATTCTTGGGGCATAATTTCCTCTCTTATATACACCTACTCAATTCTTGCCTTATCTTTTTGTGAAaccaaaataattaataactttgtGTGTGAGTATTTAGTTTTCCTAGCAGCTTCTTGCTCTGATAGACACTTCAGTGAGACAATACTTTTTATCCTTACAAATCTCAGTTCAATTTGCACCCTCACTGTTATTtttacatcctatctttttatttttgtaacgaTTCTCAAAATGCATTCAGCTAGTGGGAGATATAAAGCTTTCTCCACTTGTGGTTCCCACTTGACTGCTGTTATCATCTTCTATGGAACCCTCTTTCTTCTCTATTGTATTCCCAATTCTAAAAGCTCAGGAATTGGGGTCAAAATAGGATCTGTTTTTTATACAGTGGTCATTCCTATGCTAAATCCCTTAATATATAGTCTAAGGAACAAAGATGTAAAAGAAACCTTCAGGAAATTGTTGAATCTCAAAAACATTTCTCAGTAA